Proteins encoded in a region of the Elusimicrobiota bacterium genome:
- the alaS gene encoding alanine--tRNA ligase yields MTTNEIRKKFLKFFETKNHTIFKSDSLVPSSDPTLLFTIAGMVQFKNYFLGTQKLKSKYQRASSVQKCFRTSDIEKVGYTKRHLTFFEMPGNFSFGDYFKKEAIEWAWEFLTKECGINAALLYATVYKDDDEAFTIWQKIILKEKIVKLKEDTNFWEMGDTGPCGPCSEIFYDTGIENSCGKPTCGPGCDCDRFIEVWNLVFTQFDKQPDGTLKNLPQKNIDTGMGLERLTAIIQNVNTFFETDEFIKIIDFIENISNNKNDVSTKIIADHCRAITLLISDGILPSNEGRGYVLRRVLRRALTHGRKLNLVKPFLYKICGEVIGIMKQVYPELISHLEYIARVVKMEEEKFLQTLEHGIEILEDLKKTKQKISGKDAFVLYDTYGFPLDLTKELLAESEIFIDEQGFEEEMAKQKTRSKTAWKGSGDKDMGNYYELQKKFGNTVFKGYDETKITTEIVAIVKYGKVVDTAKENDTVEIILKETPFYGESGGQVGDTGKLKIKNEKLKIENEAEIVDTQKPVENLIIHKAKIVKGILKTDDTVEAEIDETRRQNIMRNHTATHLLHKALRKIVGTHIVQRGSLVADDRLRFDFSHPAQLKKEELDLIEKYVNEKVLENLKITTKITTVDDAKKIGAMALFGEKYGEKVRCITIGEESSPESIELCAGTHCKSTGEMGQLIVLSESSIGSGLRRIEAITGISAYNFMKNQRETIDEIAEILKSSRTEIIPKLQKLSDDKKKLEKDVSKMPKIQENDLLKNIKEISNVKLLAVKIETSAIDEMRSISDNLKNKIKSGIVVLGSVIDDKPTIIVSVTKDLTAKFDARNIVKELSKIIGGGGGGRSDMAQAGGKDVSKLDEAIASVEKIIRTKPQMNPR; encoded by the coding sequence ATGACCACGAATGAAATCAGGAAGAAATTCCTGAAATTTTTTGAGACTAAAAACCATACAATTTTTAAGAGCGACTCGCTTGTGCCTTCATCAGACCCGACACTACTTTTTACAATTGCAGGAATGGTACAATTCAAAAATTATTTTCTCGGGACACAGAAACTAAAATCAAAATACCAGAGAGCATCATCGGTCCAGAAATGTTTCAGAACTTCAGATATAGAAAAGGTAGGATATACAAAGAGGCATCTAACATTTTTTGAGATGCCTGGTAATTTCTCTTTTGGTGATTATTTCAAAAAAGAAGCGATTGAATGGGCTTGGGAATTTTTGACAAAGGAGTGCGGCATTAATGCCGCACTACTGTATGCAACCGTCTATAAAGATGACGATGAAGCATTTACAATCTGGCAAAAAATTATTTTAAAAGAAAAAATTGTAAAATTAAAAGAAGACACAAATTTCTGGGAAATGGGAGATACAGGTCCTTGTGGACCTTGCTCTGAAATTTTCTATGATACCGGTATTGAAAACAGTTGTGGAAAGCCAACCTGTGGTCCTGGTTGTGATTGCGATAGATTTATTGAAGTATGGAATCTTGTTTTTACACAATTTGATAAACAGCCCGATGGCACACTTAAAAATCTTCCTCAAAAAAATATAGATACTGGTATGGGTCTTGAAAGACTTACAGCTATAATTCAGAATGTTAATACATTTTTTGAAACTGATGAGTTTATAAAAATTATAGATTTTATTGAAAACATTTCAAATAATAAAAATGATGTTTCAACAAAAATTATTGCTGATCATTGCCGTGCAATCACACTTCTTATTTCTGATGGGATTCTGCCTTCCAATGAAGGAAGGGGTTATGTCTTAAGAAGAGTTCTAAGAAGAGCATTAACTCATGGAAGGAAACTAAATCTTGTAAAACCTTTTCTCTACAAAATCTGTGGAGAAGTTATTGGGATAATGAAACAAGTATATCCCGAATTGATTTCTCATCTGGAATATATAGCACGGGTTGTAAAAATGGAAGAAGAAAAATTTCTACAAACACTTGAACATGGTATAGAGATTCTTGAGGACTTGAAGAAAACGAAACAAAAAATTTCCGGAAAAGATGCGTTCGTTTTATACGATACTTACGGCTTTCCACTTGATTTAACAAAAGAACTTCTGGCTGAATCCGAAATTTTTATAGATGAACAAGGATTTGAAGAAGAAATGGCGAAACAAAAAACTCGTTCTAAAACTGCCTGGAAAGGTTCAGGAGATAAAGATATGGGTAATTATTATGAACTTCAAAAAAAATTCGGGAACACTGTTTTCAAAGGTTATGATGAAACAAAAATTACAACTGAAATTGTTGCAATTGTAAAATATGGGAAAGTAGTTGATACTGCAAAAGAAAACGATACTGTTGAAATTATTCTGAAAGAAACACCTTTTTATGGTGAGAGCGGTGGACAAGTGGGAGACACCGGCAAATTAAAAATTAAAAATGAAAAATTAAAAATTGAAAACGAAGCGGAAATTGTTGATACGCAGAAACCTGTTGAAAATCTTATAATTCATAAGGCAAAAATAGTGAAGGGTATTTTGAAAACTGATGATACTGTTGAAGCAGAAATTGATGAGACCAGACGACAAAATATAATGAGAAATCATACCGCAACACATCTTTTGCATAAGGCATTAAGAAAAATTGTTGGAACACATATTGTTCAACGGGGTTCACTTGTTGCTGATGATAGGCTCAGATTTGATTTCTCTCATCCGGCACAACTTAAAAAAGAAGAACTGGATTTGATAGAAAAATATGTTAATGAAAAAGTTTTAGAAAACTTAAAAATTACAACAAAAATCACAACGGTAGATGATGCCAAAAAAATAGGTGCGATGGCTCTGTTCGGTGAAAAATACGGCGAGAAAGTTCGCTGTATAACTATCGGCGAGGAATCATCACCTGAAAGTATAGAACTCTGTGCAGGAACCCATTGTAAATCAACCGGTGAAATGGGGCAGCTTATAGTTTTATCAGAAAGCAGTATCGGTAGCGGTTTGCGGCGAATAGAAGCAATTACCGGAATCTCGGCATACAACTTTATGAAAAACCAGCGGGAAACGATTGACGAAATCGCAGAGATATTGAAATCATCCAGAACAGAAATTATTCCGAAACTTCAAAAACTATCAGACGATAAAAAGAAACTTGAAAAGGACGTTTCCAAAATGCCAAAAATACAAGAAAACGATTTGCTAAAAAATATCAAAGAAATCAGCAATGTAAAACTGCTAGCTGTAAAAATAGAAACATCAGCCATAGATGAAATGAGAAGCATTTCAGACAATCTGAAAAACAAAATCAAATCGGGCATTGTGGTATTGGGTTCTGTTATTGACGACAAACCGACGATAATTGTATCTGTTACAAAAGACCTCACGGCTAAATTTGATGCACGGAATATAGTGAAAGAATTATCAAAGATTATCGGTGGTGGCGGCGGTGGCAGGTCTGATATGGCACAGGCAGGTGGAAAAGATGTCTCAAAACTAGACGAAGCAATTGCATCAGTTGAAAAGATAATAAGAACGAAACCACAGATGAACCCCCGATAG